A single window of Malus sylvestris chromosome 5, drMalSylv7.2, whole genome shotgun sequence DNA harbors:
- the LOC126623800 gene encoding cyclin-D3-1-like, with product MAMNHDQHQNPQSHTLLLDALLCEEDKWEEEDDGEVVEQEVSSGENYNNGVSGKNPNCPSLFPILLLEQDLFWEDDELVSLFSKEEQEQTHFVKHMEGMGTEDSLISAARRDAVLWMLKVNAHHGFTALTAILAVNYFDRFISSFHFQRDKPWMVQLVAVTCLSLAAKVEETEVPLLLDLQVEDTKYFFEAKTIQRMEILVLSALQWRMHPVTPLSFLDHIIRRLGLKTHLHWEFLKRCERLLLSVVFDSRFVRYLPSVLATATMMRVIDQVEPWNAIEYQNQLLGVLKISKEKVNHCYSLILDYDYACCNNKNSTNKRKHDQIPGSPSGVIDAYFSYESSNDSWPVGSSVSSSPEALFKRARKAEAEEKETKLASLSRLFVGTVGSPP from the exons ATGGCAATGAATCACGACCAACACCAAAACCCACAAAGCCATACACTTTTGCTGGATGCTTTGCTCTGTGAGGAGGACAAGTGGGAGGAGGAGGACGATGGAGAGGTGGTGGAACAAGAAGTGAGTAGTGGTGAGAACTACAACAATGGCGTCAGTGGGAAAAACCCAAACTGCCCTTCTCTGTTTCCCATTCTCCTGTTGGAACAAGATCTGTTCTGGGAGGATGATGAGCTTGTTTCTCTCTTTTCCAAGGAGGAGCAGGAACAGACGCATTTCGTCAAACACATGGAGGGCATGGGAACAGAGGACTCTTTGATCTCCGCGGCTCGCCGTGATGCCGTGCTGTGGATGCTCAAAGTGAACGCCCATCACGGGTTCACAGCCCTCACTGCAATCCTAGCCGTTAACTACTTCGATCGGTTCATCTCAAGTTTCCATTTCCAGAGAGACAAACCGTGGATGGTACAGCTTGTGGCCGTCACTTGCCTCTCTCTGGCTGCCAAAGTGGAAGAAACAGAAGTTCCTCTGCTTTTAGACCTTCAA GTGGAGGACACGAAGTACTTTTTCGAGGCGAAAACGATTCAGAGAATGGAGATTTTGGTGCTCTCAGCTCTCCAGTGGCGGATGCATCCAGTCACACCACTTTCGTTCCTCGACCACATCATAAGAAGGCTCGGATTGAAAACCCACCTCCATTGGGAGTTCCTCAAGCGCTGCGAGCGTCTCCTTCTCTCGGTAGTCTTCG ATTCGAGATTTGTCCGTTATTTGCCTTCTGTGTTGGCCACTGCAACAATGATGCGCGTTATAGACCAGGTCGAGCCTTGGAATGCCATTGAATACCAGAACCAGCTTCTTGGTGTTCTCAAAATAAGCAAG GAAAAAGTGAACCACTGTTACAGTCTGATACTCGACTATGATTACGCCTGCTGCAACAACAAAAACAGCACCAACAAACGCAAGCATGATCAAATCCCGGGCAGCCCAAGTGGGGTGATTGATGCATATTTCAGCTATGAAAGCTCAAATGATTCGTGGCCAGTGGGATCATCAGTTTCTTCATCCCCAGAAGCACTTTTCAAGAGGGCCAgaaaagcagaagcagaagaGAAAGAGACGAAATTGGCCTCACTCAGCAGGCTCTTTGTGGGCACTGTTGGTAGCCCTCCTTAA